Proteins encoded in a region of the Corvus hawaiiensis isolate bCorHaw1 chromosome 31, bCorHaw1.pri.cur, whole genome shotgun sequence genome:
- the LOC125318822 gene encoding LOW QUALITY PROTEIN: putative zinc finger protein 286B (The sequence of the model RefSeq protein was modified relative to this genomic sequence to represent the inferred CDS: substituted 1 base at 1 genomic stop codon) — protein sequence MEHQRIHTGERPYECEECGKRFQTSSDLLVHQRIHTEERPFHCCNCGKGFNQNSQLIRHWCIHSRERPYECPECRKGFSCNSDLIRHQRIHTGERCYKCEECGKRFQTSSDLLRHQRIHTDERPFRCPDCGKGFKRNSHLIRHQRIHTGERPYECGECGKSFSSSSALTQHQRRHRXGKPCECPECGESFVRCSSS from the coding sequence gatccacactggggaacggccctacgagtgtgaggagtgtgggaagaggtttcagaccagctccGATCTCCTCGTACATCAGCGGATTCACACAGAAGAGAGGCCCTTCCACTGCTGCaactgtgggaagggcttcaatCAAAACTCCCAACTCATCAGGCACTGGTGCAtccacagcagggagaggccctacgagtgtcccgagTGTAGGAAGGGCTTCAGCTGCAACTCCGACCTGATCCggcaccagaggatccacactggggaacggtGCTACAAGTGTgaggagtgtgggaagaggtttcagaccagctcTGATCTCCTCAGACATCAGCGGattcacacggatgagaggcccttccgctgccccgactgcgggaagggcttcaaacGCAACTCCCACCTCATCAGGCaccagcgcatccacaccggggagaggccctatgagtgtggggagtgtgggaagagcttctccagcagttctgccttgacccaacaccaacggaggcaccgctaagggaagccctgcgagtgccccgagtgtggggagagcttcgtgcgctgctccagctcc